A stretch of Mucilaginibacter terrae DNA encodes these proteins:
- a CDS encoding plasmid mobilization protein → MPPLSEVGGGLESHLMMGCIDVEEETMAEENEAKKRFIGFRLSAGEYESVEKGWKKTTLRKLSEYVRRVLMGKTITVYTRNKSLDDLMEEMVLLRRELNAIGVNFNQAVHRLHTLDHLPQMQLWLTAFERDKGALFGKVEAIKSRLDQLADEWLL, encoded by the coding sequence TTGCCGCCCCTCTCCGAAGTCGGGGGCGGTCTGGAAAGCCATTTAATGATGGGATGTATTGATGTGGAGGAGGAAACAATGGCAGAGGAAAATGAGGCAAAAAAGCGGTTCATCGGGTTCCGGCTATCGGCCGGAGAGTACGAGTCAGTGGAAAAAGGCTGGAAAAAAACGACACTTCGAAAACTAAGCGAGTACGTTCGCCGGGTGTTAATGGGTAAGACCATTACGGTCTATACCCGGAATAAATCGCTGGATGATCTCATGGAAGAAATGGTGCTGCTCAGGCGTGAGTTGAATGCGATCGGCGTGAATTTTAACCAGGCAGTACACCGGCTGCATACCCTTGACCACTTGCCGCAGATGCAGTTATGGCTGACCGCGTTTGAGCGCGATAAAGGTGCGCTGTTCGGCAAGGTTGAAGCGATCAAATCAAGGTTGGATCAACTGGCGGACGAATGGTTGCTGTGA
- a CDS encoding relaxase/mobilization nuclease domain-containing protein, whose translation MHIVTTNIKPDGARISLHNLGRNESEKARREIEKKYGLIEADKSALTEKHKLKPIDAQRVSYGKTETKRAINNVLNAVVTKYRFASIAELNAILKLYNIIADNGSENSRVRKHAGLLYRLLDEHGKPVGTPIKASLFFSNPGMKQLMKLFAENRLAKEPAKARVRNGIDLALLHRKGSLQNMIAELKRSGIDTIVRQNEQGVVYGLTYVDHHTRVVLNGSDLGKAYSARGVLERCQDNGAFERKKQLTTRKELSGQKPDGVAGGRPGTDVGGDRSTGDFVTRGSEFTAALLEQRDVSETMDFELRSTRRKRKKRKMRLD comes from the coding sequence TTGCATATCGTAACGACGAATATCAAACCTGACGGCGCGCGCATTTCATTGCATAATCTGGGCAGGAATGAATCCGAAAAAGCCCGGCGGGAGATTGAAAAGAAATATGGTTTGATAGAAGCCGACAAGTCTGCCCTGACGGAAAAACACAAGTTAAAACCAATCGACGCGCAGCGCGTCAGCTATGGCAAAACGGAGACCAAAAGGGCTATCAATAATGTATTGAATGCCGTAGTTACCAAGTACCGTTTTGCCTCTATTGCGGAGCTTAATGCTATATTGAAACTATACAATATCATTGCCGACAACGGCTCCGAAAACAGCCGGGTCAGAAAGCATGCAGGTTTGCTTTACCGGCTGCTGGATGAGCATGGTAAACCGGTAGGGACGCCGATCAAAGCAAGCCTATTTTTCAGCAATCCAGGAATGAAACAACTGATGAAATTGTTTGCGGAAAATCGCCTGGCAAAGGAGCCCGCTAAAGCAAGGGTCAGGAACGGGATCGATCTTGCACTGCTGCATCGAAAAGGTTCTCTTCAAAATATGATTGCTGAACTGAAGCGATCAGGTATCGACACGATTGTTCGTCAGAATGAGCAAGGGGTTGTTTACGGTCTGACCTATGTCGACCATCATACCAGGGTCGTGTTAAATGGGAGTGACCTGGGTAAAGCTTATAGTGCCCGTGGTGTTTTAGAACGCTGTCAGGACAACGGGGCTTTTGAAAGGAAAAAGCAATTGACGACGCGGAAAGAATTGAGCGGACAAAAGCCAGATGGGGTAGCTGGAGGTCGGCCAGGCACCGACGTAGGAGGGGATAGGTCGACCGGGGATTTTGTGACCCGGGGAAGTGAATTTACGGCGGCATTGCTGGAGCAGCGGGATGTATCTGAAACGATGGATTTTGAGTTGCGATCCACCAGGCGCAAGCGGAAAAAGAGAAAAATGCGCTTGGATTAA
- a CDS encoding relaxase/mobilization nuclease domain-containing protein — protein MVAVIHASSSLRNILNYNEQKVKAGVALCLEAGLYPKEAAQLTFAQKLSRLEKLTELNQRTRVNSVHISLNFDPSENLEEAKLKAIAQEYLERIGFAGQPYLLYQHSDSGHPPFAYRNDEYQT, from the coding sequence ATGGTTGCTGTGATCCATGCCAGCAGCAGCCTGCGCAATATTTTGAACTACAATGAGCAGAAGGTGAAGGCAGGTGTGGCGCTTTGCCTTGAGGCTGGTTTATATCCTAAAGAAGCAGCGCAACTGACCTTCGCTCAGAAGCTTTCACGGTTGGAAAAATTAACGGAATTGAACCAGCGGACAAGGGTCAATAGCGTACATATTTCGCTGAACTTCGACCCGTCCGAAAACCTTGAGGAAGCCAAATTAAAGGCGATCGCACAGGAGTATTTGGAGCGGATAGGCTTTGCCGGACAGCCGTATTTGTTGTACCAGCATTCGGATTCCGGGCATCCGCCATTTGCATATCGTAACGACGAATATCAAACCTGA
- a CDS encoding nSTAND3 domain-containing NTPase, giving the protein MERAKNGYQIYKVASIREAEDVIATDNDVKQLFYFDDFLGETYYEILTASQTESQITQFVDRIKNTPNKYLMLTTRTVILNQADDKSEKINRSQLLNQQYEIQLSDYSKFEKAEILYNHLYFYRIKENLFNCILQNKFYNTIINHKNYTPRTIESLTDPTKIENLTPAEYHEFITLSLTNPEGIWSRSFHNQINYFDQLFLITLFTFRGKVNEKALIKAYDARLQYEKVSHNQIIKANQFRDSAKILLNGFVISTLIDGENPEREYSFINPSLADFFKGFIKDSFHQKKAIISSIIYIEQLQHFDPDVASIAFESDLQFIVKERVIRDELDSIDKYKLYRMPASILQTVRKYCPDIDIDQLFMDKMAALDFNDTYWIKDAMLYCLLHPKNSEQIKKYIKNDFLNIVDFLVMAIDQPDMARKLPELFALYDQDYQRYFADDKRAESLSNMIINAANYNYRFQKSILENNALSLIEVDKTYLTIHQADINLKNSLMPDVERDIQFERQIDRAFWETKIKENDVLKQEKLKNKEKLIHYYKNSTLTAKTEEKAIDDLFYIANYTKAIQDDTAFDEPPF; this is encoded by the coding sequence TTGGAAAGGGCAAAAAATGGGTATCAAATCTATAAAGTCGCTAGCATCAGGGAGGCGGAAGATGTAATTGCTACCGATAATGATGTTAAACAGCTATTTTATTTTGATGATTTTTTGGGCGAGACTTATTATGAAATATTAACCGCCAGTCAAACGGAAAGTCAGATCACGCAATTTGTGGATCGTATTAAAAATACGCCCAACAAATATTTGATGCTGACCACCAGAACGGTAATTCTGAATCAGGCAGATGATAAATCTGAAAAAATCAATCGCAGCCAGCTATTAAATCAGCAGTATGAAATTCAATTAAGTGATTACAGCAAATTTGAGAAAGCTGAAATTCTGTACAATCACCTCTATTTTTACAGGATAAAAGAAAATTTGTTCAATTGTATCCTGCAAAACAAGTTTTATAATACCATTATCAATCATAAAAATTATACACCCAGAACGATAGAGTCTTTAACAGACCCTACAAAAATTGAAAACCTGACTCCGGCTGAGTATCATGAATTTATTACGTTAAGTTTGACCAATCCGGAAGGAATATGGAGCCGGTCGTTTCATAATCAAATTAATTATTTTGATCAGCTTTTTTTAATTACTCTTTTTACGTTCAGAGGAAAGGTTAACGAAAAAGCGTTGATCAAGGCTTATGATGCCAGGCTTCAGTATGAAAAAGTTAGCCATAACCAAATTATTAAAGCTAATCAGTTTAGGGATTCGGCTAAAATATTGCTTAATGGCTTTGTTATTAGCACATTGATTGATGGGGAAAACCCCGAACGGGAATATTCATTTATAAATCCGTCGCTGGCCGATTTTTTCAAAGGATTTATCAAGGATTCTTTTCACCAGAAAAAAGCCATTATCTCAAGTATTATTTATATCGAACAGCTACAGCACTTTGATCCCGATGTAGCCAGTATTGCATTTGAAAGCGATTTGCAATTTATTGTTAAAGAAAGGGTAATAAGGGACGAGCTAGATTCAATAGATAAATATAAATTATACCGGATGCCTGCATCAATACTTCAAACTGTAAGAAAGTACTGTCCGGATATTGATATAGATCAATTGTTCATGGATAAAATGGCAGCCCTTGATTTTAACGATACCTACTGGATTAAAGATGCAATGCTATATTGTTTACTTCATCCCAAGAATTCGGAGCAAATTAAAAAATATATCAAGAATGATTTTTTAAATATTGTCGATTTTTTGGTCATGGCGATAGATCAGCCGGATATGGCCAGAAAACTGCCCGAATTGTTTGCTCTTTATGATCAGGATTATCAGCGTTATTTCGCAGACGACAAGCGTGCAGAATCGTTGTCAAACATGATTATAAACGCGGCCAATTATAACTATAGATTTCAAAAAAGCATATTGGAGAATAACGCATTGAGTTTAATTGAAGTAGATAAAACCTATTTAACGATTCATCAAGCCGATATAAACCTCAAAAATTCTTTAATGCCGGATGTAGAACGGGATATTCAATTTGAAAGGCAAATCGACAGGGCATTTTGGGAAACGAAAATTAAGGAAAACGATGTGCTCAAACAAGAGAAATTGAAAAACAAGGAAAAATTGATACACTATTATAAAAACTCCACATTAACAGCAAAAACGGAGGAAAAAGCGATCGATGATTTATTCTATATAGCAAATTATACGAAGGCGATTCAGGACGACACTGCGTTCGATGAACCACCTTTTTAG
- a CDS encoding SOS response-associated peptidase — translation MCYYNGQKVTRAEAIRLKGIEKAIKKYNFLNVGVHNGFNYAPCAILIPSADGKDFDIVQAEWGYVPGFVKTRTEANIFRAKYTTLNFKSENLFVKEDGKRSMWADAAKNRRCLVLSTGIVESRHIPKIGKKGQELKEMIKYPYQVTVKGQEYFYLPGLYNEWLDPETSQFVMTVAFGITEANHIMSQIHNSKKRMPSILTEDLAWEWLMEKPTEERLSEIARTQIPSRMLDFCTVDRNYRTALEASPLDYPELAPIDMSFVDTEELQFNHWPAQLDALKDERSELVIAGESAKMDYHHGTSGQGNLFS, via the coding sequence ATGTGTTATTACAACGGACAAAAAGTTACCCGTGCCGAAGCCATTCGGTTAAAAGGCATTGAGAAAGCGATAAAGAAATACAATTTCCTGAATGTTGGGGTGCATAATGGTTTCAATTATGCGCCTTGTGCCATCCTGATTCCATCGGCAGATGGGAAGGACTTCGACATTGTCCAGGCAGAATGGGGATATGTCCCCGGTTTTGTAAAGACCAGGACGGAGGCGAATATTTTCAGGGCCAAGTACACGACACTGAATTTCAAATCAGAGAACCTTTTTGTTAAAGAAGATGGTAAGCGATCAATGTGGGCGGACGCCGCCAAGAACAGGCGTTGCCTGGTGTTGTCAACCGGAATTGTGGAGTCCAGGCATATCCCAAAGATCGGCAAGAAAGGCCAAGAGCTGAAGGAAATGATCAAATACCCCTACCAGGTTACCGTGAAAGGTCAGGAATATTTTTATTTACCCGGCTTGTATAACGAGTGGTTAGATCCGGAAACCAGCCAGTTCGTGATGACGGTCGCGTTCGGTATCACCGAAGCCAACCATATCATGTCCCAAATCCATAATTCTAAAAAGCGTATGCCCTCTATCTTAACAGAAGACCTGGCCTGGGAATGGTTGATGGAAAAACCGACCGAGGAGCGCCTTTCAGAAATCGCACGTACCCAGATCCCATCAAGAATGCTGGACTTTTGCACGGTTGACCGGAACTACCGCACTGCCCTGGAGGCCTCACCCCTGGATTACCCTGAATTAGCCCCCATTGATATGAGCTTTGTTGACACCGAAGAGTTGCAGTTCAATCATTGGCCGGCGCAATTAGATGCACTCAAAGATGAAAGAAGTGAATTGGTTATAGCTGGTGAATCAGCCAAAATGGATTATCATCATGGGACAAGCGGTCAAGGCAACCTCTTCAGTTGA
- a CDS encoding restriction endonuclease — protein MSNYTFSTINDKEFELLVLDLLNAKLNLNLQAFKVGPDQGVDLRYSSSENNNQIVVQAKHYIGSGYPKLKKAFLKAELKKVKDLNPDRYIIATSLPLSIKQKDELKELLAPYILSSNDVIGQNDLNTYLSEFPEIEKKQFKLWFSSVSMLNAILNNAIEGRTKSYLEKIKSKIGLYVVTKNLDKANELLDQKKLLLITGQPGLG, from the coding sequence ATGTCTAATTACACTTTTTCAACCATTAATGACAAAGAATTTGAATTGCTGGTACTCGATCTATTAAATGCCAAACTCAATTTAAACCTCCAAGCTTTCAAAGTTGGGCCAGACCAGGGTGTAGATCTAAGATATTCTTCTTCAGAAAATAATAATCAAATCGTTGTTCAGGCGAAGCATTATATCGGTTCCGGCTATCCTAAACTCAAAAAAGCGTTTCTTAAAGCAGAATTGAAAAAGGTAAAGGATCTAAATCCGGATAGATATATTATTGCGACATCACTTCCTTTGTCCATTAAACAAAAAGACGAATTAAAAGAGTTGTTAGCGCCTTACATTTTGTCCTCAAATGATGTGATCGGTCAAAATGATTTGAACACTTATTTAAGCGAATTTCCGGAAATAGAAAAAAAGCAATTTAAGCTTTGGTTTTCCAGCGTCAGTATGCTTAACGCCATTTTGAACAACGCTATTGAGGGCAGGACAAAGTCATATCTTGAAAAGATCAAGTCCAAAATTGGCTTATATGTAGTGACCAAGAATTTGGATAAGGCTAACGAACTGCTTGATCAAAAGAAATTGTTATTAATTACCGGGCAACCCGGTTTGGGGTAA
- a CDS encoding histone H1, which produces MEKLAELKALVETAEKEGAAFYEKNNKAAGTRLRNALQQIKVLATDLRKDVTEKKNTEKA; this is translated from the coding sequence ATGGAAAAATTAGCCGAACTCAAGGCGCTGGTTGAAACAGCGGAAAAAGAAGGTGCTGCCTTCTACGAAAAGAACAACAAAGCAGCGGGCACACGCCTGCGTAACGCGTTGCAGCAAATAAAGGTGCTGGCAACCGATCTACGCAAGGATGTCACGGAAAAGAAGAACACTGAAAAAGCATAG
- a CDS encoding toprim domain-containing protein, giving the protein MENMKSGLSIEELRNLDLVDYLASLGHQPEYVKKDRDFWYLSPLRLEGEASFKVNREINRWYDHGLGKGGNLIDFGLAYFGCNVRELMDKFRPGFSFQQHIAGERFINGKSDVHDSKITILSDRQLYAYPLINYLHERRIPVSVAGQFCREVNYQLDGRNYFGVGFKNDAGGYEIRNAFSKASSSPKDITRIGSGSDQLHVFEGFFDMLSFQTLYGIDAAFSGDMLVLNSAAFFERARPVMAEYPVKNLWLDHDTTGRAYTQFALSLKDGFIDRSGIYEKYKDLNDFLTGKLLKPKQQIGQKIS; this is encoded by the coding sequence ATGGAAAATATGAAGAGCGGTTTATCGATCGAGGAACTTAGAAACCTTGATCTCGTAGATTACCTGGCATCGCTGGGCCATCAGCCGGAATACGTCAAAAAGGACAGGGACTTTTGGTACCTATCACCTTTACGCCTGGAGGGTGAGGCCAGTTTCAAAGTGAATCGCGAGATCAATCGTTGGTATGACCACGGCCTTGGTAAAGGCGGCAATTTAATTGATTTTGGCCTGGCCTATTTTGGTTGCAACGTTCGGGAATTGATGGATAAGTTCAGGCCGGGTTTTTCCTTTCAACAGCATATCGCCGGGGAGCGTTTTATTAACGGTAAAAGCGATGTTCATGACAGTAAAATTACGATCCTTTCTGACCGGCAACTGTATGCTTATCCGCTCATCAATTATTTGCATGAGCGCAGGATACCGGTAAGTGTTGCCGGGCAATTTTGCCGGGAGGTTAATTATCAGTTGGATGGCCGGAATTACTTTGGGGTCGGCTTCAAAAATGATGCTGGGGGCTATGAGATCAGGAATGCTTTCAGTAAGGCGAGCAGCAGTCCAAAAGACATCACGCGGATCGGCTCCGGAAGTGATCAGCTACATGTGTTCGAAGGCTTTTTTGATATGCTTTCTTTTCAAACCCTGTATGGCATAGATGCCGCTTTTTCCGGTGACATGCTTGTCCTGAATAGTGCTGCTTTCTTTGAGCGTGCACGACCGGTCATGGCTGAGTATCCTGTGAAGAATCTTTGGCTGGACCATGACACGACCGGGCGGGCTTACACGCAGTTTGCACTTTCGCTGAAAGATGGCTTTATCGATAGGAGCGGGATATATGAGAAATATAAGGATCTGAATGACTTTCTAACCGGAAAGCTTTTGAAGCCCAAACAGCAGATCGGGCAAAAGATCAGTTAA
- a CDS encoding error-prone DNA polymerase — protein sequence MSYVELQVTSNFSFRRGGSHAEELVDQAADLGYDAIGITDRNTFAGIVRAYQVAKDRSIRLIPGVRLDLLDGPSLLAYPTDKEAYGRLSALLTLGNLRAEKEKCHISKRDVYQHAEGSYFIIVPPDKLTQDFEFEFVFQTHVRDYRENLPNLYLAATKYYTGDDAKRLFLLAELGIPMVATNDVHYHNVSRRELQDILTCIREKCTIFNAGYKLHQNAERHLKEKSEMERLFRNYPEAITNARVIADACRFDLKSLKYKYPSELTTDGRTPMQQLAYLTWKGANTFYDNNIPPKVRKAIEDELEIIAELDVPDYFLTVEDYVTWARGQNILCQGRGSAANSAVCFVLGITSVAPDKSNLLFARFLSKERNEPPDIDVDFEHERREEVIQYVYNRFGRDRAAILPTVFMLHYKGAVNDVGRAMGLSVDVVKQLSDAYGDLSDDEITPAQLDALGLNHQDPHLLKVVELTGQLIGFPRQLGQHTGGFVITDGKLSDLCPIFHARMANRTNIEWNKDDIDALGFMKVDILALGMLTCIRKAFDLVKAHYGETLTLANIPQDDPRVYQMITAADTLGVFQIESRAQMSMLPRMKPTCFYDLVIEVAIVRPGPIQGDMVHPYIRRRNGEEAVDYPSEEIKSILERTLGVPLFQEQAMELAIVAAGFTPGEADLLRRTMATFKFNGMVSKFEQKLINGMISRGYSQEYAGRIFRQLEGFGSYGFPESHAASFALLVYVSCWLKFYYPDVFAAALLNSQPMGFYQPAQIVRNAREHGVQILPIDVNRSQWDNTLEAKQGKYFALRLGLREIDGIRKEEMDQLVGGRIKPYTAPHQICDVGVSVATMEKLANADAFRSMGLDRRRALWEVSALHDRPVQLMQGQPSQSDYEPEVDLPTLRLSEHVVQDYATTGLSIKGHPLSFIRQTLDLLHIKTAKVANDTENKTLIKTAGLILIRQRPGTAKGVCFITLEDETGTTNLVVFPKIFDKYRKEILRARLLMAEGVVERTEVTHIIVRRIFDVTKLLGDLTAIPNEQQPVLTLSRADEKASPFIPMDKPLKSLDSEQASYLHKGRNFK from the coding sequence ATGAGTTACGTTGAACTCCAAGTCACCAGTAACTTCAGCTTCCGGCGTGGCGGGAGCCATGCTGAAGAGCTCGTCGATCAGGCAGCTGACCTGGGTTATGATGCGATTGGTATTACAGACCGGAATACTTTCGCCGGCATAGTACGTGCCTATCAGGTTGCCAAAGACCGGAGCATACGGCTGATTCCCGGCGTGCGGCTTGACCTACTCGACGGCCCCAGCCTCTTGGCATATCCTACTGATAAGGAAGCATACGGACGGCTATCTGCTCTACTTACACTCGGTAACTTACGTGCTGAAAAGGAGAAATGCCATATCTCAAAAAGGGATGTCTACCAGCATGCAGAGGGTTCTTATTTCATTATCGTGCCGCCTGACAAGCTGACCCAGGACTTTGAATTTGAGTTTGTCTTTCAAACCCATGTACGCGATTATAGGGAAAACCTGCCCAATCTCTACCTGGCTGCCACGAAGTATTATACCGGTGACGATGCCAAGCGGCTGTTCCTGTTAGCTGAATTGGGAATCCCGATGGTTGCAACGAATGATGTGCACTACCATAATGTATCACGACGCGAACTGCAGGATATCCTGACCTGCATCCGTGAAAAGTGTACCATCTTTAATGCGGGATATAAATTGCATCAAAACGCAGAACGGCACCTGAAGGAGAAATCAGAAATGGAGCGTTTATTCCGCAATTACCCCGAAGCGATCACCAATGCCCGGGTTATCGCAGATGCCTGCCGGTTTGATCTAAAGTCCCTTAAATATAAATATCCCAGTGAGCTGACGACCGACGGCCGCACGCCCATGCAGCAGTTAGCGTATCTGACCTGGAAAGGTGCGAATACTTTTTACGATAATAATATTCCGCCGAAGGTCAGGAAAGCTATTGAAGATGAATTGGAAATCATTGCGGAACTGGATGTTCCCGATTATTTTTTGACCGTTGAAGATTATGTGACCTGGGCCCGCGGTCAAAACATCCTTTGCCAGGGTCGCGGTTCCGCGGCAAACTCTGCCGTGTGCTTCGTGCTCGGCATTACTTCCGTCGCACCTGATAAATCCAACCTGCTTTTTGCCCGTTTCCTTTCCAAGGAACGTAACGAGCCGCCCGATATTGATGTGGACTTTGAACACGAGCGGCGGGAGGAGGTCATTCAATATGTATACAACCGGTTTGGGCGTGACCGTGCGGCCATTCTGCCCACAGTATTCATGTTGCATTATAAAGGTGCTGTCAATGATGTCGGCCGCGCTATGGGTCTTTCGGTAGACGTGGTCAAGCAATTGTCGGACGCCTATGGTGACCTTTCCGATGACGAGATTACCCCAGCGCAACTGGATGCGTTAGGGCTCAATCATCAAGACCCGCATTTGCTCAAAGTGGTGGAACTGACCGGCCAATTGATCGGTTTCCCGCGTCAGTTGGGACAGCATACCGGTGGTTTTGTTATTACCGATGGTAAGCTCAGCGATCTTTGCCCCATCTTTCATGCACGCATGGCAAACCGGACAAATATCGAATGGAACAAGGATGATATTGATGCGCTTGGCTTTATGAAGGTGGATATTCTAGCATTGGGAATGCTGACCTGCATCCGTAAGGCCTTTGATCTGGTCAAAGCACATTATGGTGAAACGCTGACTTTGGCCAATATCCCTCAGGATGATCCCCGGGTATATCAAATGATCACTGCGGCTGATACCCTGGGTGTCTTTCAGATCGAGAGCCGTGCGCAGATGTCCATGCTGCCGCGCATGAAGCCTACCTGTTTTTACGACCTGGTCATTGAAGTGGCTATTGTGCGGCCGGGACCGATACAGGGCGATATGGTGCATCCTTACATCAGAAGGAGGAACGGTGAAGAGGCAGTAGATTATCCCTCGGAGGAAATCAAGTCAATATTGGAGCGCACCTTAGGCGTTCCCCTTTTCCAGGAACAGGCAATGGAACTCGCCATTGTTGCGGCAGGCTTTACCCCGGGTGAGGCGGATCTGTTGCGAAGGACCATGGCTACCTTTAAGTTCAACGGGATGGTCAGTAAGTTTGAACAAAAACTGATCAATGGTATGATATCCCGGGGGTATTCCCAGGAATACGCGGGTCGTATTTTCAGACAATTGGAGGGGTTCGGCAGCTACGGTTTTCCGGAAAGTCATGCTGCCAGCTTTGCCCTGCTCGTTTATGTTTCCTGCTGGCTGAAATTTTACTACCCTGATGTGTTTGCTGCCGCATTACTCAATAGCCAGCCTATGGGTTTTTATCAGCCGGCGCAGATCGTTCGCAACGCGAGGGAACACGGCGTTCAGATATTGCCTATCGATGTTAACCGCTCACAATGGGATAATACATTAGAAGCTAAACAAGGTAAATATTTCGCACTTCGTTTGGGATTAAGGGAGATCGATGGCATACGCAAAGAAGAGATGGATCAATTGGTAGGAGGGCGGATCAAACCCTATACTGCCCCACACCAGATCTGCGACGTAGGCGTAAGCGTAGCCACAATGGAAAAGCTCGCCAATGCCGATGCTTTCCGCTCAATGGGCCTTGACCGCCGCAGGGCGCTTTGGGAAGTTTCTGCCCTGCATGACCGCCCGGTGCAGTTAATGCAAGGCCAGCCCTCACAGAGTGATTATGAACCTGAAGTAGATTTGCCAACCTTACGGTTGTCTGAACACGTTGTACAGGATTATGCGACTACCGGCCTTTCTATTAAAGGGCACCCGCTCAGCTTTATCCGGCAGACGCTCGACCTCCTGCATATCAAAACAGCTAAGGTTGCTAATGACACAGAGAACAAAACGCTGATCAAAACTGCGGGACTTATCCTTATTCGTCAGCGTCCCGGAACGGCTAAAGGGGTTTGTTTTATTACGTTGGAGGATGAAACGGGAACAACTAACCTCGTGGTATTTCCGAAGATCTTTGATAAGTACCGTAAAGAGATTTTACGGGCACGTCTCCTGATGGCGGAAGGTGTTGTTGAGCGCACCGAAGTAACGCATATTATCGTGAGGCGCATCTTCGATGTGACCAAATTACTTGGGGATCTCACGGCAATCCCCAATGAACAGCAGCCTGTTCTTACGTTATCCCGGGCAGATGAAAAAGCTTCACCCTTTATTCCCATGGATAAACCACTTAAGTCGCTGGACAGCGAACAAGCGAGTTACCTACATAAGGGCAGGAACTTTAAATAG